GTGAACCTAGTCTGCAAGGTAAGATTTAACAGGTTTTACTTGCTAAATAGCTTGCATACCTAAATTGTATTGCTTTAACAAACCCTTGTAGCTTACGTAAACATCTACATCAAGCAGCTACCTAGAATAGCTCCTTTCTGAAAGGTTGCCTGTAATGGACATATTTGGCTAGCTAACTTAGCAGTGCAGCTCCTCGGCTTTCATTGCCAAGGCATCTGTgatgtaaaagtaaaatattaaatcgTGTAATCTTGAAAATTCCCACAAAAATGACAAGCATCAATTGTACGCCTTCTGTTCTAGAAGATATGTAAAGTATATACTGCATGTCAACCCAATGCAGGCTAGCAATCCTGTGAAAATCCAtaacaataaattaataacattttaattaatatcaGTATGattcctaataaaaaaaatatagagcTGTCTATAGGCTACTCAGATCTTGTTGTTGTGTGCTCATCTCTTTTATAATAATCAAAATGGGAAAACTATGTCTGACCTTTGCCATCTGCATCTTCCATGGTTCCAGCAAGTGGCACCATACACCCTGACATCCAATCCAGCTGTTCTCCAAGAACTGGGACTGATAAACCAGAACCTCCAGGGTCGGGATATTCCAGGCCTGGCAGAGCAGGCAGGGATTGGTCAGTGCCGGGCAGATTAATCTCACCTACAAGAGTATGCAGATGTTTTATAGATGCCCTGTCAGTGAAGCAGAATTTCAAGCACACTAACATGATACTCATTAATGGCAAGAGCACAAATAAATTAGCATTGTCAAACATACTGGTGTAAGTGTTTTGTGAAATAGCAAGGAAACGCAGAATATGGGTGAGACTTAACTAGCTAGAGAGTCAGGTTTGTGAAATGTCTCCACATGAACTGCCTAATTAACTAGATCTCATGATTGTACATGAAGATTGGCTAGCTAGGTTTTGTCACAATTTTCTGTCCACATGCCAGAGCAAAAATATTTGGTGATTCTTCTCATAACTGTCATAAATAGCAAACTACATACAGTTTATACAAGATTCATAATAAGTTATTAATCTTTGAACCAGTAAGTTTAAAACTTAATGTgcatattaaaaatgtttactcacaTCTAAGCAAATGAAAAACCCAATTACCTAAAGTGCCTCCATCTTCAGCCACCCACCAGGCCCACTCCTGCTGAGCCTCCAGACAACTCAGCAGCTGAATCATGCTGTGCTGACTGTTTCTCCAGGCTAGCTCTAAATCTGAGGCAGCTGCCTTCACTCTGCTAATCTCATTTTGGAGCTCTTGACTCCCAGATTTCCACTCTTCACAGGAAGCCCGTATCAGCTCCACCACCTGCACCCGTGCACCAAGAGCTTGGCTGTCCAGTAGAGCCTGGAAACCCCCTGCATGTGGCACAACTTTCCCTCCCCGGATGCTACCTCCACTGACATGCACCAGCCTGCCACTCAGGGGCTCAATGAAGGATTCACCAAGCAGTAGACCTCCTACTGGAAGCACGGCACCTGCAACAGAGACTTAAATGTCAAGTTAAACCTCATATCAACAGACctacaaatgtttttttgaaCATTCAAAATAAGTCTTTGTTTATATTCAGATGAAATTGTTGAATATTAGAAATATGGTTTTATAATTAATTTTGAGTTGCTTTCTTTTGGAGCTTATAGTTTGCAGGTAGAATAATGCAGTGCTTCTCAGAGTGGGGACTGAGGATCCTCAGGGGTTCACAAAGCATAGAAATAGAAGTTATTATATtcaggggtccaagcaccaatgCAAACTCAAAACTGTGTTGTATTCATAGAAAACTCAGGAAGAGGAAGCTATGGAAATTCTATGGAAATTTTTCTTATAATTTAAGCAATTTCTGGCTACAAAGTTTGTATTTCAGTAATctggttattattgttttttttctgggaaTCTGAAAGTTTCTAGTAAATGTTCAAAACGACATATTCCAATATGTAGAAGAAAGATATGTACCTGTTTGTGAGTCCAAAGTAACACCTGTGATGAGCACCACATTGCCTGTGCGAGGATCCAGCATCGGACAACCGATTTGAATGGGCTGGCGGAGTCGAGTCACAGGGCACACGTGAACTCCCCCTACCGGGTAAACCGTCCCTGTCTGGGGGTGAATGGTGACTGCCAAGATCGGGACAAGTACACCAGTTTCATAGTCATACATGGGTCCCCCAAATACAAGCTTCTGGCCTGGTTGGAGGCTTCCCAACTTGGATGGCCCTAGCAGCTCAGAGTGATGAGATGAAGGGTAGGGAATAAACGGAATCACAGGTGACTCCCATTTTCCAACTTCACCTGAGATGAGATGTTAGAGTCACATGCTGATGTTTAATAGTGCATCATTATGGCATAATAGAATAAAAGCAGGATGCATGAAAATTGGATCCTCAACTCACCCATACAAGCATCGGCTGTGTAGACAAGGGCAGAGCTGGAGGGGTCAAATCCAACATTCCCAGCCATGGGGAGCAACCGGCCAGTGTGAGGATGCAGGAAGAAATCAGAGGGCACAGGCATGCTGTGTCCACTAGCCAGGAGCATGTGGGCATTCAAGATTGGATGGATGAGGCCTGTGCAGGGGTCCACATGGACTGTATCACAGGCCCGGACAGACCCGTCAGGTGCTGTGTCGGTGTAAAGATTGGTGCAAATGTCATTCCAGAAACATGTGAGGAATCACTATATGAGCAGCAATAAGGTCTCACCACTAGGTGGAGTAGTTCATTTACCAGATGTGACACaaacagtatgtaaaactgcaTTCTGGAGAACGGTAACTAAATACAACAGCCAATCATACAGATTTTGGTGGGATTGTGGTAAGGGTTAGCCAATAGTAACTGACAGCTCTGAATTCTGAATCACAAATTGCATTAGCCgatcagtatattatattatggattAGTCATAATCAGCCTctaaaccacctgcctaatattgtgtaggtaaTTCTTTTAACACCAAATCAGCTCTAACCCATTGAGGCCAGACCTCTGAAGTTGTGCTGTTGTATCTGGCACTAATATCTTAGCAGCAACTGTAAGTTAAGAGGCGGGGCTTCAGTGGATTcaacttgtttgtccagcacatcaaGAACtgattgttcacttgctgtctaatacacagatcaggcgtaacattatgataacctgcctaatattgtgttggtccccggtttgctgccaaaacaaccctgacccatcatgcactgtgtattctgacacctttctatcagaacttcttcagcgatttgaccaacagtacctcgtctgttggatcggatcacacgggctcatccccacgtgcatcaatgagtcttggccgcccatgaccctgtcgctggttcaccactgttccttccttggaccacttttgatagatactgaccactgcagaccgggaaccatttgaaataatcagtgattggCTAGAGATCAGATTTAATCTATGctaataactaataaaaaaaaaaaaattagggacaactttttaaaatctgtgaCCGTGATGATGAAACATATGAATCATGGACAAAggcatttgtttttctttttttttaataaaggtttgacagccttcacacactacagtgtcACAGCTTTAGATAGCTTTATACAGAGCCTGTAGAAAGTATTCAGGCTCCCTGaaattatttctctttttgaTGTTATTGCAACACTGAAGCACATCAGAATGGGATTTTTTTCCCACTCCTtttgaatttttaatttttttatatttataaaatataatgaaattaattatttttatgtcCTTAGAattatttagaataaaaaaaatacattttaaattaaatttatttaaatttattaatgtatttttttaaattaattttaaagtaTTCACCCCGTCGTTGTACTTATCTCACATGTGTCTGTTTTAGCTCTGCACATTTTGATTGTGGCATTTTCTTTCATTACTTTAAGCACAATTTCTCCAACTTTTAAATTGAATAAAGAATGTTGGTGAACAGCAATTTTCAGGTCATGCCACAGATTTTAAATTGGGCTTTGACTCAGCCATTCCAAAACACGAATCTTCTTTTAAGCCATTCCTTTGTAGATTTCTGCCCTGTGCTTTGGCTCATTGTCCTGTTGGAACATGTATTTTCGCCCTAAATGCAAATCTGTGGCTGACTGGAACAGGTTCTGCTCAATAGTTTGCTTTGTCCATTTTGTCTCTGACCGTAACAAGCTTTCAGGTGACTTCTGCTGATAAACAGCCTTAGATCATGACGTTACCACATCACATGATTGATGTTACCGGGGCTGAATTTGGTTTCGaagattattatttgtttttagaaCAAACAGGCTCAATTGTTTTCCCAAAAGCACTTAAGCGAACCTCTAAAATGGCAGTTGATTCTTCTTGATCTGCAAAGATCTGCACATGTTTTCCTGTATCAGATTGTAACTCCTTCTCTGTTGTAGCTGGACTCTTCAACACTCCTGTGTCCACTCTTGCCTAAGCACTCCTGATCTTGACCATgtctgtcctgtttttttttccactttgttataatggATTTCACAATGCTTGTAGGACGGTTCGAAGCTTAGCTGATCTTTTTATCCTTTAACCTTTTACCTAACAACTTTCTTCATGACCCCAGGACTAATCTGATCTACTGTTTAAGCTGTaagacctcttcctgtcagagatATTTGTTGTTCAAACATGAAATTCAAATTCATATGGATTTAAAATAGTCACAGATATACAGAAGGctgtttataacactgttaaaCTGAGCACAGGTCCAaagatatacaccgatcagtcataacattgtgagcagtgagaggtgaagtgaataacactgatgatctcctcatcatggcacctgttagtgggtgggatatattagacagcaggtgaacatttagtcctcaaagttgatgtgttagaagcaggaaaaatggacaagcgtaaggatttgagtgagtttgacgaagggccaaattgtgatggctagaccactggatcagagcatctcttgtggggtgttcccggtctgcagtggtcagtatctatcaaaactggtccaaggaaggaacagtggtgaactggataCAGGATCATGGggagccaaggctcactgatgcacgtggggagcgaaggctggcccatgtgatcggatccaacagacgagctactgttgctcaaattgctgaagaatttaatgctggctCTGAAAGAAAGGTGCCTGATCCGTGTATATGAATATCCAAAAGGTTATAGTTAAACAAACAACTCTTTCAGGTCAATAAATTGCGGAAGAATTTTCAATAGTTTTCTATGTAGGACAAGGACCTTGGACATGTTTTGGAAAAGTGCAGTAACTCACAGATAATGTCATCCCTAGTGAGGACTGATCCAGAAGTGGGGCAAAGAAGACGTGCTCCAGTCCCCTGTTTGAGCACGACCCAGCAACCCTGCCTCTCCGCCTCCACTGAGACCAGCTCTGCCATCTCCTCAGCCAGCACAGTAACTCTGTCCATAACACTACAAACCACAACTTACTTAAATCACAATGGCAAGGAATAGAGATTGATAACAAAGGATTAATAtgtattataataacattattattattattattattattattattattattattattattattatttaaaaaaatgtaaaaaaaaaggtttgctgtaaaaaaaatgttttcatttacattacCACTGAATATCGgtgggaaatatatatataaaaatgaatctaTAATTTTTTAGAATTATTATAAAGCATTTAAAGCATTAGATGAAAATCATAGAGTtgtcaaataaaatattttaagtcTATGTTTTTGATTTGTGCATGCTTTGAAATATCAAAAAAATTGGACAAATTAAGCgttcagagaaaaagaaaaaaatataaaataaatgcaagAATCTGTGCAAATGCAAGATATGATAAAATGTTGTGTAAATGATAAAGTTCTTTATGAAATCTCATTTCTATAAGCGTGCGATTCAGTGTATCAAGTATCATActtaattttttcttcttccaacATTATACATTTGTTTATATCACTGCTTGCCTATGTATAAATGTAATCTTGATGCTTATATATAAATCCTAAAATGAATCCTGTCTagtctcttccccatctctttCCCATTAGTCGTACCAAAACGATCCCAAAGGATCGATATCAAGGTTGGAACGGAAAAAATCGATCAGACTCATCATTAAAGGGAGCAAAGGTGCTCCTTATTTTAGTTCCTGTTTTGCAAACAGTCTGCATTCTATTTAAATATTGAAGGAAAAGATATTTTTAGTTTCATCCGGGACACAGGGTTACTTGGACCTTTGAGAAGAGATTGCACTCGTGTCTTTTCAGCAGTTAAGTTCAAAGTTCCTGCTTTCTGAAATGCATATAATGCATTTTGTTCATTATCAAGTACTCTTTTTAATTCTACTTCATACTGCTAAACAGATCGTTCTCTGTGAATTAGCCTTTGGATCACAGGTGAACAGTGGCTGTCTCTACAAACTCAGGTGGTTATTTAACACTGCAATACGCAGACCATACAAAGCTTTCATTTAGctttaatataaagaaaataaatggaataGTACTAAATACTGAACTGTAGTAGTTAATGCAGTCACTGGAGTTCAGAAAGTTGGAAGAATCCATTCCTCTGACTTATCCTATGATCCTAGATGTTGGTTGATGACACCAGTGAAGTTATTTAACACTGCATCAAGATTCTATTCTGTTTCTGCACTaaggtggtggaataaactcTAGATGTCCGGACAGTTCTCAGACAAGATCTATCTCgtcctgaaatacttaaaccaacACTTTTTTcgttttaaagtaaataaataaataatggaatAAATATCTCTGGGATTTTCTGGCTGTATTACCTCCCAATAGTGTTTTCAGACTGATGAAATTCTTAGTCCCTGACCTAGTGATCCAGTATTGATGTTTTCATTGACAGAAAAATACTTCTGAAAATCACTTTGGGAAATAGActcgtaaatgtaaatgtcatttaaaaagcAGAGGTCTACCATAACCTCGAAATATAAATATGATCCAGATGAAATTGATCAAATTCTAGATTCAAGGTAtgtagttaaaaataaaatgtccacTTGGCCCTGAGAATCACTAACTGAGGATCAGCTCAAGGTAAATGCCTTTATTTAAGAAAGTCTTTTTTGAGAGCTTTTGCTGAATCTTTTTTCCCTTAAATCAACATTCCAcctaatttacattttataaaaactTTACTCCTTCATTTACACCCTCTGGGGGATTGAtttattaagttaaaaaaaaaaatagctggaGTGGTTCTGTCCTTATTCAGTAATTCCTCTCCAGATTCTGGATTCAGATGGTTAGGTTgctcaataatatttttattagtaaataaatgagtcTACTTCTATTTCTGCCTCTGAGAAATTTTATTCTTTTGCTGTTTTGGCCTCCTTTTACATGTTAAGCTCTTTATAGGATTTATCTTGTTTAGAGTTTTGTGAGAATCAATAGGTTCGTTTCCGAATAAATTCGATCTGATCATGGATTTTGAATGTACTGTTTATATGGACAATAAACATTGCAATCGGATTCAAATACCCATATATTACATGTGCATTACATATAAGCACCCAAGCACAGGccatttgtattcatttaaatggttcttttttttttcttttatttaccaGATTATTTCAGATCTACTTTCAAGATGATCCAGTTGAGGTGTTTACGTTAACGATTTTTAATCGGATAACTAACACATTATTTGGTTGCATGTGACGTCCTGATTGATGTCACACCTACCGCAGACAAATCCccccagaccaccagagggcaaccTTGTGTGCTGTATGAACTTTTccttttgttgtgtttgttctaTTTTCCTCCTTCGATCATGCCCAGCCGTTTTGTATTGTCTCATTAGTGTGCCACAACTTAAGAGCCTTAGGTGCCATAGTTTGCTCCTAGTGTTTATCTTTTTACTGTTTATGTggggtgtggtagcttagtggttaagacatTGGCTTGCTAATcagtaggttgtgagtttgaatcccaggcccATCaaactgctactgctgggcccctgaataAATTGTTGCTCCAGATAAAGGTGTATGCTGTAAATGAAAAAACTCCTAAAAGAAGCCCGATGAAGCCAGTGTATGAATGTGCATCGGAAACATACCACTGCTGAATGGGTTTGTTCCAGAGAGAGGCCTGGCTGTCAGAAACCAGCATCAGCAACCGAAGGCATTCCCTGAGCAGTGGTGAGAAAGCCTTGTGCATGGCATGCTGGGACTGTGACTCATTCTGTAGGATCTGAAGCTGGCTTTCTAGCAGCTGGGAAATCTGGGTGCCCAGAACTTTCCTGCGGCTTATCTCTTTCTCCACTTGCCTCTCCAAACACTCCAGCTTGCACCCTACCACCATTGCCCGCCGGTCAGGCTGGAGCCCACGTATCTTTTCCAGCACTCCTTGATAGAGCTGCTTCACCTGTGGGTGTAGATAGATAAAGTAGATAGATAAAGTTTTCCTTCAGTGGGGAATTTCCTCATCTTGCATGGGAGTAAGTTATTGGTGGTTAGCCTGCTCCACCCAGAAGCACCAAAGAGGAGAAAACGTTTGCTGTggtttatttaatatgtttacaTCCAGAAGTTATTTTCAGAGGAAATCACAAATTCGGAACAAACCATGGAAAAATCACCTCTTCTCTGAGCTGCCCAAGCTGGCTAGTAACAGACACGCTGTGCTTAAGCAAGATCTCATAAAAGGTGCTGGAACTGAAAGCCTCCAGGTTCACCTGCTCCTCATAGTCCCAGAACTCGTCTGAGGTTTCAGCCATAGCTGTGAGCAATATGAGAAGAGTGAGTAAACCTGTCTAGTTCAAGATGCAGTCTTCTTCCCCGATGTTGCTACATTTTACTTCTCAACTGTTCACAACAGTATTAAATGAACATGTCTATGGTGTATTATTGCAGGATACGCAGTAATTTGTATAACATAAGCATCACTCAATGACCCAGATTTGGAAACATTTTTATGGAATTTCATATAATTTCCTAGTTACATCAATCACCATGAGATCTGTAACTCCTTACATTAAAGttttcagaaggttgtgagtttgaatcccaggtccaccaaactgcctcTGCTCTACCCTTgaccaaggcccttaaacctcaattgctcaattgaataaaatgagataagtcGCTCTGAATAAGGGTGTGTGCCAgaatatgtaaatgtttatggtTCACGGTACATTGAAAATGTTTAGAGCAGAATCAAGACTTGCAGATGAGAAGGCTGCTTATTAATGATCTAAGGTCTGCTGATAATGCATTAATTCATTAACAGCAGACACTGACAATATTATGCAGATGTTCAAGTATATGTCACGGATAAGAAATTTTCAGGTTTGTCAAGCTAGACAGATATTTACAGTTATTTGATTCTCTTCTGGTGGGAATTATTTGTCCTACTTCCATATGCTTAATTAGTAAAAATGAGCAAACAAGTCCCTCTGAACATTGCCAAGTGAACTGATGTGGTAAATGCAGCTGTCGCTCTAAAGACTGTCCTTGTTTTCAGGTTTGTTTCAAAGACTAAACATGGAGCTGGTATGTTTGGGGTTTAGCTTTGAATGCAAGAACTAACCAAAAGCTAATAAAAGCGAAAATATATCATGTTTGCGCTCTTATTGGCAACAGAACTGTCTACACGACTGATTTTGTAACTTCTTACATCATACAGCAAACTGAATTTTGTTTTGTAAGCACAGATGAGATGCAACAGTTGAAATATCTGCCAGTTTTCACGGCAGATTGTTGTGCAAtatggcagcaggaataacctCAGCTCTGTTTGAGTGCTAGCCAAGATAGTTTGGAAATGTAGTACTAGAGAATTGTTTGTACACAGCAAGCTTTTATTTTGAACAGTTACCTCTCAGAATCGGGTCCTCGTTCATTCCAACCTGCAGGTTCCGGTGCGTCTTTTTCAGTGCCATGACCCTTGAACCTTTCGATGAATAGTCATCCATGTTGTACTTGAGCTGTAGATCTCGGTACCTGGCTTGAAAAGGCAGCTTCTCTGGCCAGCCATGCTCCCTGAACAAGATCTGTGTATTTGAAAAGGAAATCAGCAGTTCTTGAACACTAGTAACCAATAGTTATAGGGTTGGTTCTTTTATGATAGATTTATAGCACAAGACTGACCAGTACTACAAGACACAAGCAGAGCACAACTGTGGCTCCAGCCAAGAGACCTCCAATCACCCACCAATCGGGTCGCAGCAGGACCTGGCGTTGGATTGTTATTCCCACTCGAATCATATGATGTGGGTCAGTAGGAAAGAATGGACCATTGTCATAGCAATCTCCTCCAGCAGGCAAAACCTTTACATACTAGAGAGGGACATTACTGTTGGCACCTTATAGATAGCAAGGTCAAGGTCATATTTTGGATGCAGTTAAAGGTAAGTTAAACAGGTACAATACCACATGCTTGTGTTGATTGCTGCTCAGTTTGAGGACGTACACACCAGGCTCAGTGAAGCTAACTGAAAAGAGGGAGTTTGCAGATCGTGCCATTACTAGCTCTTGTTCCAAGACTCTAAAGACTCCCCAGTCGAAAGCAGCATTAGTGTTGAACAAGTTCTCTCTGTAAACAACAGAGACAAGGCAAACCCTTGAAAATTTTTAAGTCAGTTTGAGACCAACTAAGTCTAAATGGGACAGGCAAAGATTTATTACTCACACATCATACTGTGGATAGTGGTGCCTGGTGACAGTGAATAAAAGAATGTCCTCCAGATGCAAGCAAGCTATTGGGTTCATCACTTGATCGGCTTCTCTATTCCTGGCTCCTCTTGAAGCAGGACCCATGGACCAATAGGATTCCATATCCACATAGGTATGGTTTCCTGGTAAGTGAATTGATTTTAAAACCACTTGGCATGGTTACTCATTATGGGTATACCAggttaaatgttaaaaactACCTTTTATCTAAGCAGCACCTTACCCACACTGTGTCTGTTCATGATCTCAACAGAACTGGCACTCACTTCACTACCTTCCAAGATCAACATCCGGACTTCTGCTGGGATAGTGCTGAGGAAGCCATAGAATCCACTTTCTGTTGCATGGCAAACATTAATAAGTGTTAAATGACTGGTTGTGAATTCTTTCAACATCCTGGCCTTGGCTGTGGTTACTCACCCTTCGTCTGTATTGTGTACACGGGCCTGGAGAAGCCGTGATGCTGCTCACATTGCAGCCTTCCTCTGGACTCCCAATGTTTGAGGACAGATAAAAGCGCACTTCCTGATGCACTCACCTGCGTCCCTCAGAGATATATAGATCAAAGTGAAACTCTGGTCTTGTTTGCATTAACAAGATAAACAGGGCCCGTGGGTCACGTACCATATGCACTGTCAAAGATACAGTCTGAATATGTAGCATGGATGCTTTTGGGATGTTTTTCGAGGATACCCTTATATGGATATATATACCCTATGGATAGATCTAACTGACATTTTACTAGCTAAACAGATAATATGTCATAAAcacaatctgtttttatttaagaaagCTTGAACAAAATGTACCATGTAAGACATAACAAAAAATCATGCAAAGCAAGAGGTTTTGACTTTTATAGATTTCATAGATCAGCTCTGTAGCATGCAAGCCAAACGCAGATCATGTTTGTTTACATAACAATGCAGCAGTCCAGTGAATTAGCCTTctagttgatttttttttgtacattttgggAAGTAGTATAGCAATTGgggaaatattttttgtcacacacacatctgttggAGCTGGAATTGACAGCATTAGAAACACAACGCTGGTTTTTCTACCTCTTTTGTCCATTTATTTTCCCCAGAAAATAAAggattcatattttatttattttttaaaatgcaatttAAGCCACCCCCACTTCTGGTTTAAACCTGATGAGATACAGGTGCCGATATAGATAGTGGCATTATGCTACACTCATAGTGTGGTGGCAAGTTCATCTGTGATAGATATACAATGTACACAATATGGTTTAATCATGAATTTCATCCCTATAAGATGAAAGCTTGAAATGCAGACTCATGGGGTTGGTCCTGTATGCTGTACCTGTCTATTTGCCTCAGTGTAAAGCAGTGTAAGGAAAGCAGAACTGCACACCAGCTGCAAC
The window above is part of the Hemibagrus wyckioides isolate EC202008001 linkage group LG17, SWU_Hwy_1.0, whole genome shotgun sequence genome. Proteins encoded here:
- the si:dkey-103g5.4 gene encoding uncharacterized protein si:dkey-103g5.4 isoform X13; amino-acid sequence: MHKTRDCCWPVLLWWLCSPALRIVFGLNATRIHERQPPCQPGHYCPEGSETAVPCPRGMFSPSFWARDITGCISCPPHHYAPTEGLSACLPCGSRAQQHQPGQDKCVCLAEGQVFQASDGQCQCALGYRATQRGEACELKIYEICKNGQTRDQYGKCMDHKQWKHLCTHEVCASPQLYEGYDASLGLCVCKSLSDSGRSECSGWCGDRTRPVLQLVCSSAFLTLLYTEANRQVSASGSALLSVLKHWESRGRLQCEQHHGFSRPVYTIQTKESGFYGFLSTIPAEVRMLILEGSEVSASSVEIMNRHSVGNHTYVDMESYWSMGPASRGARNREADQVMNPIACLHLEDILLFTVTRHHYPQYDVENLFNTNAAFDWGVFRVLEQELVMARSANSLFSVSFTEPGVYVLKLSSNQHKHVYVKVLPAGGDCYDNGPFFPTDPHHMIRVGITIQRQVLLRPDWWVIGGLLAGATVVLCLCLVVLILFREHGWPEKLPFQARYRDLQLKYNMDDYSSKGSRVMALKKTHRNLQVGMNEDPILRAMAETSDEFWDYEEQVNLEAFSSSTFYEILLKHSVSVTSQLGQLREEVKQLYQGVLEKIRGLQPDRRAMVVGCKLECLERQVEKEISRRKVLGTQISQLLESQLQILQNESQSQHAMHKAFSPLLRECLRLLMLVSDSQASLWNKPIQQCVMDRVTVLAEEMAELVSVEAERQGCWVVLKQGTGARLLCPTSGSVLTRDDIISPDGSVRACDTVHVDPCTGLIHPILNAHMLLASGHSMPVPSDFFLHPHTGRLLPMAGNVGFDPSSSALVYTADACMGEVGKWESPVIPFIPYPSSHHSELLGPSKLGSLQPGQKLVFGGPMYDYETGVLVPILAVTIHPQTGTVYPVGGVHVCPVTRLRQPIQIGCPMLDPRTGNVVLITGVTLDSQTGAVLPVGGLLLGESFIEPLSGRLVHVSGGSIRGGKVVPHAGGFQALLDSQALGARVQVVELIRASCEEWKSGSQELQNEISRVKAAASDLELAWRNSQHSMIQLLSCLEAQQEWAWWVAEDGGTLGEINLPGTDQSLPALPGLEYPDPGGSGLSVPVLGEQLDWMSGCMVPLAGTMEDADGKGLVPIRFGAQTVDPVTGVVGPVVGARLDVWKRTVVPVTVSQCLNIRDTPDSVLAEAFQKECSMRAQFWRQQRVKEEDLVADLDRALQDYLYTALQEESDHFVWTDTEKQLKEAAAELQEAVNKEAQRRNAVKSELSLLLPGHILLTLTGGDVCDEEEWKQQQHWHTELTTVLNRVSVFMARQQWEQDRATNLGGAQRDEKTRQKELWEQLKQRHAELDVALSSVHWACELSQLRADTAEAILSGSFSYRDYGMVQHRGRKNPLKAMALTQHKILPQLDRLIQLLEDGKLSRLFIGAQSHRSSDLPMKQVFDRDTSSRAWTVSVPVAKGIN